From Serratia fonticola:
CAGGATTGGCATTGCTGCTGTTAGTGGGGGTAATGCCATTCGGTTGGGCTGGCTGCACCGCTCCTGCAACCGCGGGCAGCCTGGGCACGCAAAATTCCTTTGATGTCAGCAGTACCCCGTTAACCACCTCTGTCAGTAGCGGGCTTAAATGCACCGGTGGGTTGCTCAATATTGGTGGCACTAACACGATCACTGCAACCATCGGCTCTACTTTACATCCCAACGGGACACAACCCCGCCTATACAGTGCGGCAACTGGCCAGTATCTGCCTTATAGCCTGTGCCAGGATGGCGGCTGCAGCACCCTGTATAATCAGGGCAGTGTCATCACCTGGAGCAGTACCACCGCACTGGGTTTATTAGGCCTGTTTACCGGGCCAAGCAGCACGCTGCCGATTTTTATCCGGCCACAAATGAACTCCAATCTGGCCGCTGGCACTTATACCGATACCATTCCGATTGCCTGGACCTGGAACATCTGCTCGGTGGCAATTGGGACACTGCTATGTCTTGCAGACACCGGTAGTATCCCGACGGGTTCCTATATCAACCTGTCGCTGGTTGTCAGCAACTATTGCTATATCGACAGCGCGCCAAATGTTGGGTTCGGTAGCGCGGCATTGCCGTCTGGCCTCACTACGATAGTTTCCAATACCCTCAGCGTACGTTGCACCCTCAACGCCAGTTATTCGGTCAACCTGACCAGCAGCGTCGCCAGTTCGGGGCAATACCGACAAATGGCATACACCGCGCCTGTCAGCGGCACCACCAGCTATATTCAATATCAACTGTTCAAAGGGGATGGCACCGTTTGGACTGCCGCCACCAATAGCAACGCAACGGGCGCGGGCACCTCGCAATCCTTCCCCTATACCGCCTCGGTTAACCTGTCACAAAACAACCAGCCAGCGGGGAGCTATAGTGACACTGTAACGGTTACCGTCGCCTATTAGACGTTATTGGTGAAAATCCAGTACTCCGTCGCGTACCAGTTCGCGGGGCAGACTGTTTTTAATCCGGCTGCCGATCAGTTTGGCCAACCCTAGCGGCTGATGCTGATAAGTGACGATACACTCATTGCTCTGTGGGGGTCGCGAGGGATAGAGATCGCGGCCATGAAACCACTCCTGGGCCAGTGCCGCATCGAGCTCAAAAGTCTGTGGGTTGCCACTGGCAGCCAAGGCGATCACCGCCTCATGCTGCCAGCGGAACCCTTTTGGGAAGCGTTCCGCCAACTTAAGGCCAATGCGTGAAAAACGCACTTTGCTGACTAAAGGCTCCAGCGCGGCTGGGAACAGCCAGATTTCTTTATCCCGCGCCCATAATTTACTGGTTTCATCCCAGACTAAACCCGAGGCTGCAGCTGCCTGCGCCACCAGCGAGGACTCCTGGGCCGAAAGTGGGGCGAAAGGGAACTTGCCCAGCTTATAGCTCGGTTTTGCCAAGGCCGGAACGCTGTGATTTTTGCGTAGCCGGGCGACGAAGAAGCCTTCACTGTCATAAATCTGTGGGAAGACGTGCAGGAAGCCTTCTGGAGTGAGGGCCAGTTGCGCTTGTGGGAACAGGTCGCCCAGTGGCTCAACGCTGACGGCGTCGCCATAGGTTGCCAACAGTTGAAGTACCACCTGTTGATTTTCCTGGGCATTCAGCGTGCAGGTGGAGTAAACCATCACGCCGCCGGGGGCCAGGGCGTGGAAGGCGCTGTCGATCAGTTCCCACTGGGTTTGCGCGATGCTGGTTACGCTTTCTGGCGACCAGTTGCTCATGGCATCCGGATCTTTACGCACCACGCCTTCACCAGAGCAGGGCGCATCCAGCAGGATGGCGTCAAAGCTTTCCGGTAAGGCTGCGCCAAACACCCGGCCGTCGAAATGGGTCAGCGCCGTATTTTTGACGCCGCAGCGGCTGATGTTGGCATGCAACACCTTGACCCGGCTGGCCGAATATTCATTGGCGACAATGCCGCCCTGATTGCCCATCAACGCGGCGATCTGGGTGGTTTTGGAACCCGGCGCGGCGGCGACATCCAGCACCCGGCGCGGGGTTTCACGCCCGGCAAACAGGGCGCTCACCGGCAGCATGGAACTGGCTTCCTGAATGTAGAACAGGCCGCTTAGATGCTCCGCCGCGCTGCCCAGCCGTAAGGCTTCGTCCTCGCGCTCGATCCAAAAGCCTTCGGGGCACCAGGGGATGGGTTCCAGCCGCCAGTCGTAGTCTTTTACCAACGCCAGAAAGTCCGCAACGCTGATTTTCAGCGTGTTGACTCGCAGGCTCCGCCGCAAGGGTTGTTGGCAAATAGCGATGAAGTCATCCATGGATAAATGGTCAGGCATGATGGCGCGAGTTGCGTCGAGAAAAGCAGGAGGCAAAAAAGCAGGGGCAGGTTTAGCCACAGGGAGCTCTCAGGGCGGAAAAAAATCGAAGGGGCTAGTTTACCATAAACTGCCTGCCTGAGAATACCGGCAAGTTTCGGTCAATGAGGTGAATGGCAAAGCAGTAATGGTATGAATTATCTTGGAGGGGAGCGGCAGGGCTCAGAACATTGAACCCTGCCGAGAGCTATCAGTTGTCCCTTGGGATGGCGGTGCCCCATTCGCGCCAATCTTTCGGCTCTTCCGCATTCAGCAGGAAGTGTTTGTTCGGCGTGGCTTTAGGGGCCAGCGGAATGCTAGGTGGGGTGGCAAAGGCAATACCGCCGCGAATAAATTGCTGGAAGGTACCGCTCTTGATCACGCCGCCCGTCAGGCCAAACTGCAGGTTATAGCCAGAGGCCAACCAGAAGACGGTGTTGTTACGCACCAGATGCTGGTATTTCTTGCTGACGCGCAGCGAGACGTGCACTCGATCTGACATCGCCCCCAGATAGAAACCGGTCACGGTACCCACTTCAATGCCACGGAACAGGATCGGTGTGCCGATTTGCAGCGAACCGGTCTCGGCGGCGTCCAGGATCACGCTCAGGCCATCCAGGTAGCGGGAGTCGGTAATGCTGGCTTCCTGCAGCTCAAAAGAGCGCATTGAACCGCCGTGGCCAGGTTCCACGTTGATATAGGGCTGCAACAGGGAGTCCAGATTATTGACCCCAGCGGCAGAAATCTCCGGTGAAACGATGGCAAAACGGCTGCCGAGACGGGCAAAGGTTTTCACATACTCTGGATACAATACCGCTTTCGCCAGCACCTCGTTACGCTCTGGTGCCAGTTTCAGTGATTCAAGCTGGCCGATATCAATGCCCAGATAGCGTATTGGCATGCCAGGGGACAGTTTGCTGGCATCATAGGTGCGTAGCGTGATCTGGCTACCCACGGCGCGAGCGGCGGTTTCTGAGGCGTACAGCACGCGTTTGGCCCCTTTATCCAGCGTAACGCCCTGCAGGTTATCAAAGCTGATGGCGCCTTTCAGCGCGCGGTTGAGCGGGGAAGCCTGCACCGTCAGGCCGCTGCCGTTCAATTGCACTTTGGCACCGCCTTCCGCCCAGAAAATGCTTTCGCTGGTTAACAGCTTGCGGTATTCCGGGCTGATATAGACCTCAACGTCAAACTCGTTGGCCTTGGGCCGTACGTTGACAATCTCACCCACCTGGAACTTGCGGTATAGCACCACCGAACCGGCTTGCACATCTGGCAGGCTGGTGGCGGTAAGCGTCAAGGTTGGCAGTGGGTTGTTGCCGACGATACCCTCGGCGGCTTTTTCCGCGTTGCTGTACAGCGGGTACTGCGCGTCCGGCTCGCCTTTACCCCCAGGGATCAGGCGTACGCCGCCGTCCAGCCACTCCTGGGCGCTGGCCCCCAACACCTGCACACCGTCCAGCCCGAATTTGACATCCACACGGCTGTTGACCACAAATTTACTGTCTTTGTGCAGCAAACTGCGGTGCTGTGCTTCGATCGCCGCCGTAAAGGTCACACCCCCGTCGGTCAGGGTACGGGTCAGGATCTGGCCGACCTTGATACCGTGCACGATTAATGGCTGCCCAACGTCGATGCCGTAGCTTTGCGGGGCATTCAAGGTGACCGTCACCACGCCAGGCTGTTGCAGCAGCGTTTTACTGCTATCCAACACGGTAAAGTGCTGCTGGGGTTCACCTTCACCCGGCACCAACTCCAGTGTGTTGCCGGTTAACAGCTGGCTCAGCTTGGCGTCGTTAAGGCTGATTTTTGGGCTGCGCATCTCAATGCGCGTGCCGGTACGCATCAGATCGACCACCGAAGGATCGATGGTGAGTTCGCCGGTTACCTTGCTATCCTGTTGCAGAGCCAGACGAGTCAAGGTGCCGACCTGCAATCCTTGATACATCAGCGGCGTGTGTCCCTCGCTCAGGCTGTTGCCGTCGGGCAGGTCCAGCGAGATGTTAACCCCACGCTGGCTGTGGGCCAGGTCCGGATACAGCGTAAAGTTTTGATCGGCCTTGGCCTGCTTGCCGTCGAGCGGGGAGTCAAAGGCTATCGCACCGTTTACCAACGCTGCCAGGCTCTCCATCTGCACACTGGCACCGGACAGGCTGAAATCGCCTTTAAAACCGGAAACGTTCCAGAAGCGGGTGTTGTCCTTCACCAGATTGGCAAAGCGGCGGTCGATCAGCACGTCGATGATCACGCCTTTGTTACCCGGCGAAATAGTGTAGTCATACACTTTACCGACCGGGATCTTGCGATAATAGACCAGCGAGCCGGTGTTCAGGGAACCGAGGTCGTCTGCTTGCAGGTGGATCATCAGCTCGCCGGTATTCAGGCGGTATTTCGGCTGCGTATCCAGTGCGGTGAAGTGGGTTTGCGGTTTGCCGCGGCCCGGCATCATGCCGATGTAGTTACCACCGACCAGCGCATCCAGGCCGGAAACCCCTGCCAATGAGGCTTTGGGTGTCACCAGCCAGAATTGCGTGCCTTCCCGCAGTGAGTCTTCCAGATCGCTCTTGATACTGGCTTCAACCACGATACTACGCAGATCCTTGCTCAGCGAAATGCTTTGCACGGTACCCACTTCCACACCCTGGTAACGAACAGGCGTGCGGCCAGCGACAATACCTGCCGCAGACTGGAAGTCTATGGTGACGCTATTGCCGCTCTCCTGGTAATTGGTATAGACCAGCCACCCGGCAATCAGCAGGGCGATAAACGGCAGTAACCAGAATGGCGAGATACGGCGCTTGTTTTTGACCCGCGCCTCAGTCGGCGTATTCGGCGTTTCCTGTTGCATGTGCATCCCAAATCAATCGGCTGTCCAGCCACTGTACGGCAAGGATAGTTAAAATAACCGCAGACCCAAAGTAAAAAGCTGCTGGTCCCATAGTAAAAGATAACAGTTGGTCGCGATTGATCAGCGACATCATCAACGAGATCACGAACAGATCGAGCATCGACCAGCGGCCAACCCAGGTGACCAGCCGGAGCAGCCGGATGCGGGTTTTGAGGCTGTGCGACGTTTTGAAATGAATGCTGAACAGCAGCACCAGCAGCACGATCACCTTGGTAAAGGGTACCAGGACACTGGCGATAAATACGATGGCGGCGATCGGCATGTTACCCGAGTTGGCCAGCGAGACGACGCCGCTGAAAATGGTATCTTCCATACGCGCGCCGTTGGCGTAAACCACCGAGATCGGCAGCAGGTTGGCGGGGATTAGCAGCACGATGGCGGCAATCAGCGCGGCCCAGGTTTTTTGCAGGCTGTAAGGCTGGCGATGGCACATCGGCACATGACAGCGGGGGCAGCGGCCACGCTCATCCTGAAAACCGGTAAAATGGCAGGCCAGGCAGACGTGTAACGCCTCTGATTTGCCCTCTGGCTGTTCCTGCGGATAGTAGCGTTCCCACATCTGTTCCAGGTTCATGTGGATCAGCGTCAGCAGGCTGAGCAGGGTCAATGCCAGATAGGCAATCAGGGCGCTGCCGGGTTCAATATCTGCATATTCCTTGACCTTGATCGCCGCGACTACCATGCCGATCAGGTAAATATCGAGCATGATCCACTCTTTCAGACGCTCCAGCATCAGCAGCACTGGCCGCAGGTTCATGCCGAGTGCATGGCCAAACCACAGGTACAGCAATGACAGTGATAGCGTCAGCGGCGCGCCGATGGTGCAGAAGGCGACCATGCTGGCGGTAAACGGATCCCCCTGGCTGCTCATTTGCCAGATGCCTTCCAACAGGCTAGCGTTAATCTTCGTGCCGAGCAGGCGAATGCTGATCAACGGCTCGCTAAAGGCAAAGGGCATCAGCAATAGCATGGTGACGGCTACGGCGGTCAGGCGGGTCATTGACCAGTCGCGGCCATTCACCACTTTGGCGTTGCAACGTGGGCAGTAGGCGGCCTGATTGCGGGTTAACGGCGGCAACGTGAACAGCAAATCGCATTCACAACAGCGTTGGTGGCGAGCCTTGGAGAGCGGGCCGGTAATGGCGAGTATCTTCATCATGAGTGCTGTTTGGCGACCTGAGGTCTACTTAGCGTAGCTTGAAAACCAACCTGTCAATGCCATCAACCGGTAAAAAGGGATTAGCATCGCAGGTTACAAATGATTTTTAGACGGCAAACATACCCTGTTGTACCGTGTTTTGTGAAGCAACAGATGATTAACCTTGTGGCTATACGCATTTAATGCTTATTTTATACGGGTTAAGTCGAGGCTATTTGAGTATTTGAACGGTTAATCATGACTAAAGAATCATTCTACGCGGAATTAAAACGCGATTTGAGCGCATTGCTGGATGGGGAAGATAACTTTATCGCCGCATTGTCTAACGCCAGTGCGCTACTCAATGAGCGTCTTGATGACGTAAACTGGGTCGGTTTTTACCTGATGGAAGGCCATCAACTGGTGCTAGGTCCGTTCCAAGGCAAGATTGCCTGCGTGCGGATCCCGTTGGGTAAGGGCGTGTGCGGTACGGCAGCGGCGCAGAACCAGGTGCAGCGCGTTGGCGATGTTCACGCATTTCCTGGACATATCGCCTGCGATGCCGCCAGCAACGCGGAAATTGTGTTGCCGTTAGACGTCAGTGGTCAGGTCATCGGGGTTCTGGATATCGACAGCACAGTTTATCAACGCTTCGATGAACAGGACGAAATCGGCCTGAAAGCAGTGGTGGCGGGGCTTTGCGCACGGCTGGCACAGAGCAATTTTGCGAAATATGTCACTGTAGCGGCAAGTTGATCTACGGTTAACGTGGCATTTAGCGATGGCGTCATTATAATGACGCCTGTTCATGCCTGCGGCTTGTTGGCAACCCGTTGTAATCAGGAAATTTCATGGAAAATCAACACAAGTTGAACACAGTTAAAGAAGTCATTGCTTTTCTTGCCGAGCGTTTCCCGCTCTGCTTTAGCGCCGAAGGCGAAGCACGCCCGCTGAAAATCGGTATTTTTCAGGATCTGGTAGAACGTGTACAAGGGGAAGAGAACCTCAGCAAAACGCAGCTGCGTTCAGCTCTGCGCCTGTATACCTCAAGCTGGCGTTACCTGTACGGTGTCAAAGTTGGCGCCCAGCGTGTAGACCTGGACGGTAACCCGTGCGGTGAGCTGGAACAGCAGCATGTCGATCATGCTCGCCAGCAGCTTGAAGAAGCCAAAGCGCGCGTTCAGGCACAGCGTGCCGAACAGAATGCCAAAAAACGTGAAGCTGCTGGTGAGTCTGCCACTGCCGAGCCTCGTCGTCCGCGTCCTGCCGGCAAAAAGCCAGCCGTACGTCGTGAAGGCGGAGCCGCAGCAGAGAACCGCAAGCCGCGCCCACAACAAGCACGCCCACAGCAAGCTCGTGAACCTCGTGTAGCCAAAGAGGCCAGCCAGCCGCGTCATGTGCCAGTCACAGACATCTCAAAACTGCAAATTGGCCAGGAAATCAAAGTCAGAGCAGGTCAGAGCGCGATGGACGCAACCGTACTCGAAATCGCTAAAGATGGCGTTCGTGTACAGCTCTCCTCCGGTCTGGCGATGATTGTGCGCGCAGAACACTTGCAGTTCTGATACGGAGGCCAACCAAGGCATGAACAAATTTGTCAGATTAACCGCAGTTGCGGCTTTGCTGTGGGCGGGTGTCAGTTACGGAGCGGATACAGCCAACATCCGCATCGATCAACTGCCCAAGCTTGAGCAGGAAGCTGAACATGCAACCGTGAGTGAGCGCGTAACATCGCGCTTCACTCGCTCTCATTATCGCCAGTTTGCTCTGGATGCGGATTTTTCAGGCAAGATCTTCGATCGCTACCTGAATATGCTGGACTACAGCCACAATGTGCTGCTGGCCTCCGACGTCGCGCAATTTGCCGACAAACGCAGCACGCTGGGTGAAGAGCTGAAATCCGGCAAACTGGTTACGCCTTATGCGTTATTCAATCTGGCGCAAAAACGCCGCTTTGAGCGCTATCAGTATGCGCTATCGTTGCTCGACAAGCCGATGAACTTCACCGGCAACGACACCATTGACGTAGACCGCAGCAAAGCGCCGTGGCCGAAAGACAAGGCTGAATTGGACCGCCTGTGGGATGCCAAGGTCAAATACGATCAGTTGAACCTGAAGCTGACCGGCAAAACGGATAAAGAGATCCGTGACACACTGACCAAGCGTTATCAGTTTGCGATCAAACGCCTGACGCAAAGCAACAGCGAAGACGTGTTCTCGCTGATCATGACCGCGTTTGCCCACGAAATCGATCCGCACACCAACTACCTTTCGCCACGCAATACCGAACAGTTCAATACCGAGATGAGTCTCTCGCTGGAAGGGATTGGTGCCGTGTTGCAGATGGATGATGATTACACCGTGATCAACTCCATGGTGGCAGGCGGCCCGGCAGCCAAGAGCAAGGCGATCGCCGTCGGCGACCGTATTGTCGGCGTTGGCCAGGCAGGCAAATCGATGGTGGACGTGATCGGTTGGCGTCTTGACGATGTTGTCTCGCTGATCAAAGGGCCGAAGGGCAGCAAGGTTCGCCTGGAGATCCTGCCGGCAGGTAAAGGCACCAAAACCCGTATAGTTACGCTGACTCGTGAGCGTATCCGCTTGGAAGATCGCGCAGTTAAAATGACTATCAAGACCGTCGGCAAGCAGAAGGTCGCGGTGATGGACATCCCTGGCTTCTACGTCGGCCTGACCGATGACGTAAAAGTCCAACTGCAAAAGATGGCCAAGCAGAACGTCGACAGTTTGATTATCGATCTGCGTGGCAACGGTGGCGGGGCATTGACCGAGGCGGTATCGCTTTCTGGTCTGTTTATCCCAAGTGGCCCGGTTGTTCAGGTGCGTGATAACAACGGCAAGATCCGCGAAGATGCGGATAACGACGGTGTTGTCTACTACAAAGGCCCGCTGGTGGTGTTGGTTGACCGCTTCAGCGCCTCCGCCTCCGAGATCTTTGCTGCGGCAATGCAAGACTATGGCCGTGCGCTGATCGTGGGCGAGCCTACCTTCGGTAAAGGCACGGTGCAGCAGTACCGTTCACTGAACCGCATTTACGATCAGATGCTGCGCCCTGAATGGCCTGCGCTGGGTTCTGTCCAGTACACCATCCAGAAGTTCTACCGCGTTGACGGTGGCAGCACCCAGCGTAAAGGCGTCACGCCAGATATTCTGATGCCAACGGGGATCGATCCGGCAGAAACCGGCGAGAGCTTCGAAGATAACGCCATGCCGTGGGATAGCGTCAATGCAGCTGCCTACACCAAAACTGGTGATTTGAAGCCGTTTGAACCGCAACTGCTGAAAGACCATGCGCAGCGTATCGCCAAGGATCCAGAGTTCCAATACATCGCGCAGGATATTGCCCATTACAAGGCGTTGAAAGACAAGCGCAACATCGTTTCTCTTAATCTGGCTACCCGTGAAAAAGAGAACCATGACGATGATGCTACGCGCCTGAAACGTATTAATGAGCGTCTGGAGCGTGAGGGTAAGAAACCGCTGAAGTCCTTGGAAGATCTGCCAAAGGACTACAAGGAACCGGATCCGTATCTGGATGAAACGGTCAAGATCGCACTGGATCTGGCCAATAACGAAAAGCAGCAGCCATCACAACAGACGGCCGCCGCCAAGTAAGTTATTTGCGTATAAAATGTTATTGAGCGCACCTTCGGGTGCGCTTTTTTTTTCGCTATACCCGCACTAAAATTTCTGTTGAGGTCTCCACCCTGGGCTCCGAGATCGTTTACACTTTGTAAAACCCTTGTTTCTTCGTGACTTTGTAAAGTTACGTATTTTTAGTGGGTTAATGGCCTGCCAATCTTGAAATTGTGACCAATGCCCATAAGATCTGGGTATCTGAGGTCGCGTTTTGTTAACAAATAACGAGGAAGTAAACATTCTATGATGCGTATAGCTTTGTTCCTGCTCACCAACCTGGCGGTGATGTTGGTTTTCGGGCTGGTGCTTAGCCTGACAGGGATCCAATCCAGTAGCGTTCAAGGCCTGATGATCATGGCCGGTCTGTTCGGTTTTGGCGGTGCGTTTGTTTCACTGCTGATGTCCAAATGGATGGCGCTGCGCTCCGTCGGTGGGGAAGTGATTGAACAGCCGCGTAACGAAACCGAGCGCTGGCTGTTGGACACGGTGCGCCGCCAATCGCAGCAGGCGGGTATCGCCATGCCGCAGGTGGCCATCTACCAGGCACCGGACATCAACGCCTTTGCGACCGGCGCACGCCGCGATGCATCGCTGGTGGCGGTCAGTACCGGCCTGCTGCAAAGCATGAGCCGTGATGAGGCGGAAGCGGTGATCGCCCACGAAATCAGCCACGTTGCCAATGGCGACATGGTGACCATGACGCTGATCCAAGGGGTGGTGAACACCTTCGTGATCTTCGTGTCGCGCCTGATTGCTCAGGTGGCCGCCGGTTTCCTGGGTAACCGTGATGGGGAAGGCGAAGGTAACGGCAACCCGATGATCTACTTCGGCGTGTCGATGGTGTTGGAGCTGGTATTTGGTATTCTGGCCAGCATTATCACCATGTGGTTCTCACGTCATCGTGAATTCCACGCCGATGCGGGTTCAGCCAAACTGGTCGGCCGCGAGAAGATGATCGCTGCGCTGCAACGTTTGAAAACCAGCTATGAACCGCAGGAAGCGGGCACCCTGATGGCTTTCTGCATCAACGGCAAATCCAAGTCGTTCAGCGAGCTGTTTATGTCACACCCGCCGTTGGACAAGCGTATCGAAGCGCTGCGTTCCGGCCAGTATCTGAAATAACCCTGCATCAAACAAACCCCGGCTCGCCGGGGTTTTTGCTGTTTAAATGGGCGCAGCATGCGGCGCCCCTACGAGGTGGCTAGGTTGATATCAGCAGTTTCAAACCCTCACCGGGCTTATGGCGTAGGGGCGCTGCATGCTGCGCCCGATACCCGCGTTCTGCCCGATAAGCTAGTTACCAGGTTCAGCGAGGTTCGCGCGGGGTTGAGTGATACGTAAGCAACTCACTACGGCCGCGACGCTGGCGAAGATCCCCGCCAACACCAACGAAGCGTGTGTGCCGCTGGTGGGGAACAGGTTGAACATCAAAGCCACCAGTGCCGCGCCAGAGGTTTGCCCCAATAATCGTGCAGTGCCCAACATGCCACTGGCTCCGCCGCTGCGGTGGCGTGGGGCGGCAGAAATAATGGTGTGATTGTTAGGCGACTGGAATAACCCAAAGCCCGCACCGCACAGTAGCATGCGCCAGATAATATCCAGATCCGTCGGGTTATGTGGCAACAGCGCCAGCAGGAACAAACCGAGCGCGAAGGTCGCCAAACCAATCCCTCCCAGTAACCCTGCATGAACACGCTCCACCAGGCGGCCTGCAATCGGTGCCATCACGATAATGGCCAACGGCCAGGGAGTTAACAGCAAACCTGTCGCTACCTCGTCACGGCCCAGAGAGGCCTGTAGGAAGAAGGGTAACGACACCATGGCCAGCATCTGGGCGGCAAAAGAGCAGATCGAGGTGCCCATCGACAGCGCAAAAATAGGGATGCGCAGCAGATCCACCGGCAGTAAAGGGGATGTCTGCCGCAACTGACGGCGCACAAAGAAGTAACCAATCACCAGCAACGCCGCGATTTCAGCGGCAATCAGCAGCAGGCTTTGCCCTTGGGCAAAACCGCTAATGGCGGTGATCAGCAGGCCAAACGTCAGGGCATTCATCACCGCACTGGTAGGGTCAAAGCGCTGATTAGTGCTTTTCTGGCTGTTAGCTGGCAGGTATTTCATTCCCAGCATCAGTGCGACGATGCCTATCGGCAGGTTGATGGCAAAGAGCCACTGCCAGGAGGCCACGGATAAAATGGCGGCGGCGACAGTAGGCCCGGCGGCGGAAGAGAAGGCTACGATCAGCGAGTTTATCCCGATGCCTCGGCCAAGATAGCGTTGCGGATAGATAATGCGGATCAGAGCGGTGTTAACGCTCATAATCGCCGCGGCACCAAACCCTTGCAGCACGCGGGCAATCGTTAGTGTTAATAGCGAATCGGACAGTGCGCAGAATAGCGAGGTAATGCTGAATACCAGTAGACCAGCCTGATAGATACGGCGATAGCCAATCAGATCGCCCAAGGATGCCAGCGATAGCAACGAGATGGTGATCGCCAACTGATAGGCATTGACCACCCAGATCGAGCTGGCTGGGCTGGCGTTAAGATCGCGGGCGATGGTCGGCAAGGCCACGTTGGCGATCGCCCC
This genomic window contains:
- the htpX gene encoding protease HtpX, translating into MMRIALFLLTNLAVMLVFGLVLSLTGIQSSSVQGLMIMAGLFGFGGAFVSLLMSKWMALRSVGGEVIEQPRNETERWLLDTVRRQSQQAGIAMPQVAIYQAPDINAFATGARRDASLVAVSTGLLQSMSRDEAEAVIAHEISHVANGDMVTMTLIQGVVNTFVIFVSRLIAQVAAGFLGNRDGEGEGNGNPMIYFGVSMVLELVFGILASIITMWFSRHREFHADAGSAKLVGREKMIAALQRLKTSYEPQEAGTLMAFCINGKSKSFSELFMSHPPLDKRIEALRSGQYLK
- the prc gene encoding carboxy terminal-processing peptidase, encoding MNKFVRLTAVAALLWAGVSYGADTANIRIDQLPKLEQEAEHATVSERVTSRFTRSHYRQFALDADFSGKIFDRYLNMLDYSHNVLLASDVAQFADKRSTLGEELKSGKLVTPYALFNLAQKRRFERYQYALSLLDKPMNFTGNDTIDVDRSKAPWPKDKAELDRLWDAKVKYDQLNLKLTGKTDKEIRDTLTKRYQFAIKRLTQSNSEDVFSLIMTAFAHEIDPHTNYLSPRNTEQFNTEMSLSLEGIGAVLQMDDDYTVINSMVAGGPAAKSKAIAVGDRIVGVGQAGKSMVDVIGWRLDDVVSLIKGPKGSKVRLEILPAGKGTKTRIVTLTRERIRLEDRAVKMTIKTVGKQKVAVMDIPGFYVGLTDDVKVQLQKMAKQNVDSLIIDLRGNGGGALTEAVSLSGLFIPSGPVVQVRDNNGKIREDADNDGVVYYKGPLVVLVDRFSASASEIFAAAMQDYGRALIVGEPTFGKGTVQQYRSLNRIYDQMLRPEWPALGSVQYTIQKFYRVDGGSTQRKGVTPDILMPTGIDPAETGESFEDNAMPWDSVNAAAYTKTGDLKPFEPQLLKDHAQRIAKDPEFQYIAQDIAHYKALKDKRNIVSLNLATREKENHDDDATRLKRINERLEREGKKPLKSLEDLPKDYKEPDPYLDETVKIALDLANNEKQQPSQQTAAAK
- a CDS encoding MFS transporter — its product is MTTLAHSDGLPVPQRYGAILAIALGITVSVLDGAIANVALPTIARDLNASPASSIWVVNAYQLAITISLLSLASLGDLIGYRRIYQAGLLVFSITSLFCALSDSLLTLTIARVLQGFGAAAIMSVNTALIRIIYPQRYLGRGIGINSLIVAFSSAAGPTVAAAILSVASWQWLFAINLPIGIVALMLGMKYLPANSQKSTNQRFDPTSAVMNALTFGLLITAISGFAQGQSLLLIAAEIAALLVIGYFFVRRQLRQTSPLLPVDLLRIPIFALSMGTSICSFAAQMLAMVSLPFFLQASLGRDEVATGLLLTPWPLAIIVMAPIAGRLVERVHAGLLGGIGLATFALGLFLLALLPHNPTDLDIIWRMLLCGAGFGLFQSPNNHTIISAAPRHRSGGASGMLGTARLLGQTSGAALVALMFNLFPTSGTHASLVLAGIFASVAAVVSCLRITQPRANLAEPGN